Proteins from a single region of Psilocybe cubensis strain MGC-MH-2018 chromosome 3, whole genome shotgun sequence:
- a CDS encoding ATP synthase mitochondrial F1 complex assembly factor 2 yields MLTHRLGRNTYLTCRSLPATRFGQKCNNLRWQSTDTHDGLPVTDTNRAELSQKRFWKDVGVERRGESLVVTLDKRALKTPGGQTLQLPLNKTLPAALAAAEWDHQEVLLKPHALPMTSIISRAVDAMVEEKTRAEVRAALVKYIHTDTICFFHDNPEPLERLQSQHWTPLLEWARKTFDVKLDVSNSIMSVRQSKETEEKMLKVMESFDQWEMAAMERATYAAKSLIIALALVKNRISVEEAALAATVEVNSQIERWGEVEDSFGFYLQKLPLHYAIGALQYHQPVEAR; encoded by the exons ATGCTCACTCATCGTCTTGGGAGAAATACTTACTTAACTTGCCGGTCTTTGCCTGCAACGAGGTTTGGCCAGAAATGCAACAATTTGCGATGGCAGTCTACTGACACGCACGACGGCCTCCCAGTCACCGACACAAATC GCGCCGAGTTATCTCAGAAAAGGTTTTGGAAAGATGTTGGTGTTGAACGTCGTGGAGAGTCCTTAGTTGTAACTCTTGACAAGCGCGCTTTGAAAACTCCTGGCGGACAGACACTCCAATTGCCCTTAAATAAAACTCTTCCTGCTGCTCTGGCTGCTGCAGAGTGGGACCATCAAGAAGTTCTTTTAAAACCTCACGCGTTGCCTATG ACATCTATTATTTCTAGAGCCGTTGATGCCATGGTCGAGGAAAAAACTCGTGCTGAAGTCCGAGCCGCTTTGGTCAAGTACATTCATACAGATACCATTTG TTTCTTCCACGACAACCCCGAACCACTAGAACGACTCCAATCCCAACATTGGACGCCACTGCTGGAATGGGCCAGGAAAACGTTCGATGTGAAATTAGATGTTTCTAACTCTATCATGTCTGTGCGTCAGTCAAAAGAAACCGAGGAAAAAATGTTGAAAGTAATGGAGTCTTTCGACCAATGGGAGATGGCAG CTATGGAACGCGCCACTTATGCTGCCAAATCACTTATTATTGCATTGGCGTTGGTAAAGAACCGCATATCTGTAGAAGAAGCTGCTCTTGCTGCCACCGTTGAAGTGAATAGCCAAATCGAGAGGTGGGGTGAAGTCGAAGATA GTTTTGGCTTCTATCTCCAAAAGCTCCCATTGCATTACGCCATTGGGGCCCTGCAATACCATCAGCCGGTAGAAGCACGATGA
- a CDS encoding Ubiquitin-conjugating enzyme E2-16 kDa, whose translation MTALSVEPQEDNLFEWKCSIKAESDSPYKNGTFNFKLSLPPNYPFKAPTVTFTTKIYHPGINEEGSICVPILRDEWKPAVTLSTGGCASVVREAGPQYLAVLAIIQEKVNNPSPDDPYELEIAAQLKNDKGKFLSIAKEWTKK comes from the exons ATGACTGCTCTTAG CGTTGAGCCGCAGGAGGATAATCTTTTTGAGTGGAAATGCTCCATCAAGGCTGAA TCAGATTCACCGTACAAGAACGGGActttcaatttcaaactTTCCCTGCCGCCCAATTACCCATTCAAAGCGCCTACT GTGACCTTTACAACTAAGATCTACCACCCAGGCATCAATGAAGAGGGTTCTATCTGTGTTCCTATCCTTAGAGACGAG TGGAAGCCGGCTGTTACTCTGTCCACGGGTGGGTGTGCTTCTGTTGTTCGCGAAGCAGGACCTCAATATTTGGCAGTGCTTGCTATCATCCAGGAGAAGGTCAACAACCCCAGTCCCGATGATCCCTATGAGCTTGAAATTGCTGCG CAACTCAAGAACGATAAGGGCAAGTTTCTGTCCATCGCCAAGGAGTGGACAAAGAAGTAG
- a CDS encoding Set1 complex component ash2 yields MQAEIEGSSPPPQELSELPAVSNGHLLLPATSTPITAPSRSNKRKRTTQAAASSPAPSDNAGNNPNNTDLLATSRADLSSRPILTISRGPTFIPAPEGSEWFKTEMIGVNRVGYRYIPAGINPPGHAAPCRTIESNPTCFRISWEDRSPFLRVSKDGLKIAGSKGFRSARCNAPIREGKWYMEVKILHGGGEHTSEDSRREGGHVRLGWGRREAPLNAPVGLDGYSYGYRDKTGEKVTLSRPRTYGRPFGTGDVIGMYISLPPRRQPNKKDPYDPAHLKRERIPIDLKGQEVFEILEYPQSKEMIALMDYSGKTVSSASVPSTNKKPSNGKPAERGPAVANHKPAAPALRPLPTLPNSRIAFFVNGESQGIAFQDLYDYLPLRQTDTTKASSRKRQREGVKEHRENPFDDGTLGYFPFISLFNDASVQLNPGPDFEFPPPPDIDNFLDGKISNDSDVTATVDAPLSVTPPNNGALDHEVPAMTTSFTPSLETIQSIEDLPPKQEENEANPQAINSDARMSSPVVQPPSPKSSTAMIERTWRPACERYPEFMQEEWAFDAREDEEAKIELAKIAAAEKLEEDKRKQRERKRLQAEAKRKAKKAEAQQAAEALAEEERERERERERERELQRERERERERYGSLPIPTGLIGPGMQGSHHPSPSPLRHFTAYEPEGSAEYENSPAPTFASYGDLQGAQSGYTSENHDHEAPDDMEIDQDIEALIPSSRSRTPA; encoded by the exons ATGCAAGCTGAAATCGAAGGCTCCTCACCGCCGCCCCAGGAACTCTCAGAACTCCCTGCAGTATCCAACGGTCACCTCTTACTTCCAGCTACCTCCACGCCTATCACTGCTCCGTCGCGCTCGAACAAACGGAAACGTACAACCCAGGCCGCTGCTTCCTCACCTGCACCTTCAGACAATGCGGGCAACAACCCAAACAACACAGA TCTTCTCGCTACTTCGCGCGCAGATCTCTCCTCCAGACCAATCCTCACAATTTCGCGAGGTCCAACATTCATTCCGGCTCCTGAGGGTTCGGAATGGTTCAAAACAGAAATGATTGGCGTGAATCGAGTAGGATATCGGTATATTCCTGCCGGAATCAACCCCCCAGGACATGCGGCACCGTGTCGAACCATCGAAAGCAACCCCACTTGCTTTCGCATAAGCTGGGAGGACCGAAGCCCTTTTCTCCGTGTCTCAAAGGATGGACTAAAAATTGCAGGAAGCAAAGGTTTCCGCAGTGCACGGTGTAACGCGCCAATTCGTGAAGGGAAATGGTATATGGAGGTAAAGATTCTGCACGGCGGAGGAGAACATACTTCTGAGGACTCGAGGCGCGAAGGAGGGCATGTACGACTTGGTTGGGGAAGACGAGAGGCTCCTCTCAATGCACCCGTTGGTCTCGACGGATATAGCTATGGCTATCGCGACAAAACGGGCGAGAAGGTCACCCTGTCGCGTCCCCGTACCTACGGGCGTCCATTTGGTACGGGTGACGTTATTGGAATGTATATCTCACTTCCTCCGCGCAGGCAACCCAATAAAAAGGACCCTTATGACCCAGCTCATTTAAAGCGTGAACGTATTCCCATAGATCTCAAAGGCCAAGAAGTCTTCGAGATCTTGGAGTATCCTCAGTCGAAGGAAATGATTGCCCTCATGGATTATTCAGGTAAAACCGTAAGTTCTGCATCGGTGCCTTCAACGAACAAAAAACCGTCAAATGGGAAACCAGCCGAACGGGGGCCCGCCGTTGCCAATCACAAACCTGCTGCTCCAGCATTGCGTCCCTTGCCAACACTGCCGAATTCTCGAATCGCATTCTTCGTCAATGGCGAATCACAAGGCATTGCCTTCCAGGATCTTTATGATTACCTACCTCTTCGTCAAACGGATACAACTAAAGCCAGCTCACGAAAACGTCAAAGGGAGGGTGTAAAGGAACACAGAGAAAATCCTTTTGACGACGGGACACTTGGTTATTTCCCGTTTATTTCACTTTTCAATGATGCTAGTGTGCAACTCAATCCTGGTCCTGATTTTGAatttccacctccaccgGATATCGATAACTTCCTGGATGGCAAAATCTCGAATGATTCTGATGTAACGGCTACAGTTGACGCCCCCCTCAGTGTAACACCCCCAAATAATGGTGCTTTGGACCACGAAGTACCAGCGATGACAACTTCTTTCACTCCTTCATTGGAAACAATCCAATCAATAGAGGATTTACCTCCTAAGCAGGAGGAAAATGAAGCAAATCCACAAGCAATAAACTCTGATGCTCGAATGTCATCTCCCGTTGTACAGCCCCCATCCCCTAAAAGCTCAACAGCAATGATAGAACGCACCTGGCGACCAGCGTGCGAACGCTATCCAGAGTTTATGCAAGAAGAATGGGCATTTGACGCTcgcgaggatgaagaagccaAAATTGAACTTGCTAAAATTGCTGCTGCCGAGAAATTGGAAGAGGATAAGCGGAAGCAGCGAGAGCGCAAAAGACTACAGGCGGAAGCAAAACGGAAGGCCAAGAAGGCTGAAGCACAACAAGCAGCAGAGGCTTTGGCCgaagaggagagggagagggagagggaaagagaaagagaaagagaactTCAGCGCGAGAGAgagcgggagagggagaggtaCGGCTCATTGCCAATACCTACTGGCCTTATTGGGCCTGGAATGCAAGGCAGCCATCATCCCAGCCCCAGTCCATTGCGACATTTCACTGCATATGAACCAGAGGGCTCGGCTGAGTACGAAAATTCCCCCGCTCCGACATTTGCATCCTACGGCGACCTTCAAGGCGCCCAAAGCGGGTACACATCCGAAAATCATGACCATGAAGCCCCCGATGATATGGAAATCGACCAGGACATCGAAGCGCTCATTCCATCTTCACGATCGAGAACTCCTGCTTGA